TCTGATTGCCGGCGCCCGGCCGCAGCGGAAGCTGCGGCCGCATTTGCCTCGCGCGGCAGCCGACCTCACCACGTGATCAACGGAGCACGATGCAGCCACGCATCGTTGCCGACCTGATCGAGGACGAAGCTCGCGACGTCGGTGCGGGCGATCGTTCCGCCATGGAAGCCGGATAGGTCCGTGAGCGCGCGCACCGGCTGTCCGCCCGGCTTGTTGCTGAGAACGGACGGACGGACCAGCACCCAGTCCAGGCCGCTATCCCTGACGATCGCCTCCTGGCGATTCTTGTTCGCGTACACCTTGCGGAGCAGCAGCGGGTAGATGACGTTGTCGAACACGAATCCGCCATGTCCCCTGCTGTCGCCGGCGCCCATGCCGGTGATGCAGACGAGTCGCGAGACCCGTTCGGCCTTCATCGCGGCGACGAGCGCGCGCGTCGCGGTCGAGAGCAACGTGACTTCGCGGAACGGACTCGCCGGAGTACCGAGCGCGCTGATCACGGCGTCCTGGCCTTTCAGGGCCTGACGCAGGGCTCGCTCGTCGCGGGCATCGCCGGCGACGATTTTGACGCCTTCAAGATTGCCCGCCTTCTCGGGCGAGCGAGCAAGGACGGTGACGTCGTGTCCGCGCGCCAGGGCTTGCGCGACGATCGCGCGGCCCGTGCCGCCGGTCCCGCCGAGAACCAGTATCCGCGCCGCTGCCGGTCGGGTGGCGCTGCCTTGAGAATTGCTCATGAGAGTCTCCTTGAATGAAGCGGGAGGCCTCGTCAGGAGACCGTCCCATCGTTGCTGTTTCCGGTGATGTTCAGAGCTTGTCCTCCGCGAGCAGTTCGCGGATGCGCTTCAGCGTGGACAGCAGTGCCGCCTTGTAGCCCTTGTCGCTGTCGAACTGCCTCTGCTCGGCCTGCTCTTCGGAGCCATTCGGCTGCTTGCCGCGCAAGCCGGTGTAGCAATAGAACTTCAATTGCAGCGCACCGGCATCGTCGACGAAGAGTTCGTTGACGATGGCACCTTCGCGCGGACCAATGGCCTGGAAGAAGGTCACTTTGTTCTCCGGCTCGAAGGTAATGATCTCGCGGAGATCGTCGCCTGCGATGGCGGCTTCGCGCACGATGTGCGTCGCGCTCTCCTCCACGACTTCGCAGCGGGTGCAGAGATTCGGCGGCAGGAACTGCCTGGCATCGCGGGCCTTGAGAACGAGACCCTTCCAGGCTTGCGCGCGGGTCAGCGGTCTTTCGCCTTCCGGATTCACCGGGACGGTGGCGGTCGAGTAGATCATGGTCGTATTCCGTGGTCTGCGGGTTCGGGTGGGACCGCTGCGCTCAGGCAGCGGCCGTGATCTCGGCGACGAAGTCGCGGTAGGTGCGCAGCGGACGGCCGAGCAAGGTGGTCAGGCGCTCGACGTCGCCGGCACCGGGGAGCATTCCGTCGGTGAGGAAGCGCTCGCCCATCAGCCGCATGTCGAATGCCATCCAGCTCGGCATGAACTGCCGGAGGTTCTTCTCGAAGCCGGCGGTGTCGGCACCGGGATAGGCGATCGTGCGGCCCAACACCTCCGACCAGACGGCAGCGGCCTTGGCGCCGGTCAGCGTATCCGGACCGACCAGATTGATCCGGACCAGCGGCAGCGGCGTCGCGGAGGTTTCGCGGCGGACGAGTTCGATGGCGGCGATCTCGCCGATGTCGCGCGCGTCGATCATGGCGAGACCCTTGTCGCCGATCGGCATCGGATAGATGCCGTAGCCAGCCACCACGTCCTTGATCGTGTGCTCGTTGTTCATGAAGTAGGCGGGACGCAGGATGGTGGCCGCAAAGCCCATCGCCTCGATCATCCGCTCGACGCCGAACTTGCCGGCGAAGTGCGGCACGTTCACGTAGACGTCGCTGTGGATCACCGAGAGATAGACCAGCCGTTCGACGCCAGCCTCGCGCGCCAGGTTGAGCGCGATCAGCGCCTGGGTGAATTCGTCGGGCACCACGGCGTTGAGCAGGAACAGGGTCGAGACACCGGAGAATGCGCTGCGCAGCGAATCGACATCCAGCAGATCGCCCTTCACGGCGGTCACGCCTGCCGGGAAGTCGACCTTCGCCGGATCACGGACGAGGGCGCGGACCTCGGCGCCGCGCTTGACGAGCTGTTCGACGACGTTGCGGCCGACGGTGCCGGTGGCACCGGTAACGAGGATGGTCATTGGGATCACTCCGTTTTGGGATGGTTGGTAGACATCCCGAAACTAGTGATCCACTGATGGATCGATAGATGTTATATTTAGACAGCGTGTCCCATTGGTGGAACATATGGATCTACTTGCCCTCGCCGATTTCAACCTGGTCGCCCGCCATGGCGGGTTCGGCCGCGCCGCCCGGGCGTCCGGCCGCCCTAAGGCCACGCTCTCCCGCCGGGTTTCCGAGCTGGAGAGCGGCCTCGACTTGCGCCTGTTCGAGCGCGGCGCCCGCACGCTGAAACTCACCCAGGAGGGACGTGCGCTTTACGAACGGACCGGCGCGCTGCTCGCGGAGCTCGACGAGACGGCCGCTGCGATCTCATCCGGAGCCGACAAGCCGCGTGGCAGACTGCGGATCAGCGCGCCTCTCCTGTTCTCGCAGACCGCGATGGGGAAACTCGCCGCCGCATTCGCGCTGAAATATCCGGAGGTCCGGCTCGAGGTCACGACCGAGGACCGTTCGGTTGACATGATCGAGGAAGGCTACGACCTGGTGATCAGGGTCAACCCGGATCCTGACGAGACGCTGGTCGGTCGGGTCCTGATGCGCGACCGACTTGTGGTGGTGGCGAACCCGACCCTGCCTCGTCCGAAGGGCGATAATGCCGCACCGACCGTGGTGCGTGGCGCGAGCGATCAAGGCTCCGACTGGGACATGACGGCGCAGGGCCGGACCGATCGGATCAAGACCGATCCGGTGCTGCGCCTGTCCTCGCTCATCATGATCCGCGACGCGGTTCGCGCAGGCGTCGGGGCCGCGCGACTTCCCATTTCGCTTGTGAGCCGCGATCTGGCAGCCGGCAAGCTCGTCCATTGGGGCGATGTCGACGGACCCGACATCGTTCTCTGGGCGCTCTATCCGTCGCGGAGATTGCTCAGCGCGCGCGTAGCCGCCTTTCTCGATTGTCTCAAGGAAGCGTTTCCCTCCGGGACCCCCGAGGAACTTGCATCATTCATCGACTGAGCGGCGGCAGGTTCAACCACCAGCCGCCCCCGGCCGGATCAGGATATCGGCGCCGACCGCATCGATGCCCGGCTTGCGGAGGTCGAGCACGACGTCGACGATGCTGTGATCCTCCGGATCCATCGCCACGGTGAAGCCGAGATCGCGGCACATCCCGATCATCGTGGTGTTCTCGGTCAGCACCTGGCCGGACAGGCGCTTCAACCCTTCCGACCGCGCATAGTGGATCAGGAGCTGCATCAGCGCCCAGCCGAGCCCTTTGCCCTTGAGATCGGACTGCAGCAGGATCGCGTATTCGGCGTTCTCGTACAGCGAGTCCGAATGCAGCCGGACCGCGCCCATCATCTCGCCGGTGGTTGGATCGAGCGCCACGAATGCCATCGCGCGCGCATAGTCGAGCTGGGTGAGCCGCGCGATGAAGGCGTGCGAGAATTCCTTCATCGCATGGAAGAAGCGCAGCCTGAGGTCCTCGGCACTCACGCGCTTGAAGAAGCCATCGACCATCGGCTCGTCCTCCGGCCGCATCGGGCGCACGGTGACGCGCGAGCCGTCACGTAACGCGAGCTCGCCCTCCCATTGCGACGGATAGGGCCTGACCGCGAGCCGCGTGTGGCCGGCGAACAGCCGCGTGGGCTTGCGGATCGCGACCCGCGCATCGAGCGCGAGCACGCCGGTCTCGTCCGCCAGCATCGGATTGATATCGAGCCCGGCGACCTCGGGAATGTCGGCGGCCATCTGCGCGAGCTTGACCAAAGTGAGCGGTACCACATCGGCCGGGACCGCCGGGATATCGCCATAGCCGCCGAGCAGCCGCGAGACGCGGGTCCGTCCGACCAGCTCACGGGCGAGATTCATGTCGAGCGGCGGCAGCGCCAGCGCCTTGTCGTTGATCACCTCGACCGCGGGACCGCCGCGGCCGAACACGATCACCGGACCGAAGGTCGGATCGTCGGCGATACCGAGGATCAGTTCGCGCGCCGCGCGCCGCACGATCATCGGCTGGATCGTCACACCTCGCAGGATGGCGTCCGGCCGTGCGCTTCGTGCGCGGTCCATGACCGTCCTGGCGGCCTCGATGACGCTGTCTTTGGTCCGCAAATCGAGAATCACGCCGCCGACATCGGATGCGTGCCTGATGTCACGCGAGAACACCCTGACCACGATCGCATGCCCCTCGGCCAGGAACGGCGCCGCCTTCTCGGCAGCGTCCTCGGCACTGTCGGCGACGAGCGTCGTTACGATCGGAATGCGATAGGCCTCGAACAGGGCGACGATCTCGGCCGGGTCGAGCCATGCCCGTCCCTCGGACAACGCGTTCACGACCACGTGCCGTGCCGCCGCCGTCTCCGGCGTGAACACCGACGCGACGCCCGGCGGGGTCGCGGCGAGCGCGGTGGAGGCCTCGCGATAGCGCACCAGATACATGAAGGCGCGCACCGCATCGTCCTCGGTCGGGAAATGTGGAATCCGCGCCGCCTCGAAGATCGCGCCGGTGCGCTCGTCGGCGCCGACCCATGCCGCGAGCACCAGGGCGGCGACCGCGCTGCGCTTCGACCTGCGCTCACGCACGCATTGCGCCACCGCCTCGGCGATGCCCTCGGCCGGCGCCACCGCGGTTTCCACGTTCGCGACCAGCACCGCATCGCAATTGGCGTCATCGAGCAGCGCGTTGAGCGCCACCACGTAGCGGGCGGCATCGGCATCGCCGGCGATGTCGACGGGATTGGCGCATGACCAGCCCGACGGCAGCATCCTGTCGAGCCGCTCGATGGTCTCCGCCGTCAAGGTCGCGGGAACGCCGCCGAGCTCGGCCAGCCGGTCGGTCGCGAGGATGCCGAGCCCGCCGCCATTGGTCAGGATCGCCAGCCGGTTGCCGCGCGGCACGAAGCCGCGGCCGAGCAGCTTGGCGCAATCGAACAACTGGCGGAGGTCGTAGACGCGCAGCATGCCGGCGCGGCGGAACGCGGCGTCATAGACCGCGTCGGAGCCGGCCAGCGCCCCGGTATGGGTCGCAGCGGCGATTGCACCCTGCGCCATCCGGCCGGACTTGACGATGATGACCGGCTTCAGCCGCGCCGCGGCGCGCGCCGCCGACATGAACTTGCGCGCATCCTTGACCGCCTCGAGGTAGATCAGGATCGCGCTGGTGTGGTCGTCGAGCGCGAAATAATCCAAGAGGTCGGCGACGTCGACGTCGAGCTGGTCGCCGATCGAGGCAATGCCGGAGAAGCCGAGCCGCCGCTCCGCCGCCCACTCGATCATCGCCGATGCGACCGCGCCGGACTGCGAGATCAACGCGACATGTCCGTCGGACGGCTGGTGCGAGGCGAAACTCGCATTGAGCTTGGCGCGCGGCACCATGACGCCGAGGCAGTTCGGCCCGAACAGGCGCATGCCGTGCCGCCGCGCGGTCTGCCCCGCGATCTCCGCAAGCGAACCCGCGCCGTAGCCGAGACCAGCCGACAGGATCGCCGCGCCGGCAACGCCGGCCAAGCCCGCCTCCGCCACGATCTCCGGAACCGCCGCCGCCGGCGCGCTGATAACGACAAGATCCGGAACGAATGGCAGCGATTTCAGGTCCGGAACGGTCGGCACGCCGTCGACATCGGCATACTGCCGGTTGACGACGCCGACCTTGCCGGCAAAGCCGCTCGCTTTGATGTTTCGCAGCACCGCCGCTCCGAGCGACGACGGCCGCGGGCTGCCGCCGACCACCGCGATGCTTCGAGGCGAAAAGAGCCGCTCCAGGCCGTAGGTCGACATTGCGTGATCTCGCAGGGAACCCGTGGACGCGCGTGAGGCGCCCCCGGATGAACTCTACTTCGTCGCTCGGCCTGTTGCACGCATCGCTGCCGCAACGGCCCCTTCAATGAAGGCCGAGCGCCTGCGCCAGGTTGAAGGTCAGGAAGCTCGCGGCATAGGCCAGCGTGAGCATGTAGATGAACGTCACCACCATCCACTTCGCGCCGCCGGTCTCGCGGCGGATTACCGCCAATGTCGAGGCGCATTGCGGGGCGAAGATGTACCAGACCAGCAGCGACAGCGCGGTCGCCAACGTCCATTTCTGCGCCAGCACCTGGCCGATCTGGTCGGCGGCTTCCTTGCCGCCCTCGATCGAATAGACGGTGCCGAGCGCGGCGACCGCGACCTCGCGCGCCGCCATGCCCGGGATCAGCGCCACCGCGATCTGCCAGTTGAAGCCGATCGGCCGCAGCAGCGGCTCGAGCGCATGACCGATCATCGCGGCGAAGCTGTAGTTGATCGCCGGCCCCTCGGCGCCGGTGGGCGCCTGCGGGAACGAGGCCAGGAACCAGATCAGCACCATCATCGAGAGGATCGTGGTGCCGGCGCGATACAGGAACATCTTGGCGCGGTTGAACACGCCGATCGCGATGCTGCGCAGCCGCGGCATCTTGTAGTCGGGCAACTCCAGCATGAACGGCGCCGGCGCATGGTCGCGCCACAGGAAGAATTTCGCGACCGCCGAGACCGTCAGCGCGCTGGTGATGCCGGCGGCATAGAGGCCGAACATCACGAGCCCCTGCAGATTGACGAACCCCCAGAGCGTGGTCGCCGGAACGAAGGCCGAGATGATCAGCGTGTAGACCGGAATTCGCGCCGAACAGGTCATCAGCGGCGCGATCAGGATCGTGGTCAGGCGGTCGCGGCGGTTGTCGATCACCCGCGTCGCCATGATGCCGGGAATGGCGCAGGCGAAGCTCGACAGCAGCGGAATGAAGGCCCGGCCATGCAGCCCGGCGCCGCCCATGATGCGGTCCATCAGGAACGCGGCGCGCGCCATATAGCCGAAATCTTCCAGCAGCAGGATGAACAGGAAGATGATGATGATCTGCGGCAGGAACACGATGACGCTGCCGACGCCCGAGATCAGGCCGTTCTGCAGGAAGCTCTGCAACAGGCCCCAGCTCGCGGGCAGCAGGTCGTGGATCAGTTGCCCGAGCGCGGCAAAGCCGTCCGACAGCAGCTCCATCGCCGGCTGCGCCCAGGTGAACACCGCCTGGAACATCACGAACAGGATCACGGCCAGGATCACGAGACCCCAGACCGGATGCAGCACGACCGAATCGATCCGGTTGGTCAGCGTGTCGGGCTTGGTCGGCAGCGTCACCGCCGCGGCAATGATGCGGTCGGCCTCGCGCTGGGCGGCCTTGAGATCGGCGATCGTCGGCGTCGTCCATTCGCTGGCCGCGGCCTGGTGCGACGTTGCCAGGAATTCGTCGGTCCGCTTCAGGAGCTCGTCGACGCCGCCCTTGCGGACCGCGACGGCGGTCACGATCGGCAGGCCGAGCTCCTGCGACATGCGATCGAGATCGATCGTCACGCCGCGGCGCTTCGCAATGTCGATCATGTTGAGCACGAGCATCATCGGCCGGCCGACACGCTTCAATTCGAGCACCAGGCGCAAGGTCAGCCGCAGATTGGTGGCGTCCGCGACGCAGAGCACGAGATCGGGCACCGCCTCGCCGTCGAAACGACCGAGCACGATGTCGCGGGTGATCTCTTCGTCCGGGCTGCGGCCGCGCAGCGAATAGGTGCCGGGCAAGTCGAGCACCGTCACGCTGCGGCCCTCCGGCGTGACGAAGCCGCCGGATTTGCGCTCGACCGTGACGCCGGGATAATTGGCGACTTTCTGGGTGCTGCCGGTCAGCCGGTTGAACAGCGAGGTCTTGCCGGTGTTCGGCGCACCGACCAGCGCCAGTCGCAGGGATGCAGTGGTCATTCGACGATCACAGCCATGGCTTCGCTCCGGCGCAGCGCGATCGTGATGTTGTCGACGCGTACCGCGATCGGATCCCGCCGGATCGTGCCCTCATGCAGGATTTCCACGCGCGCGCCCTCGACAAATCCCATCTCCACCAGGCGCTGCTCCAGCTCCTGCGGAGAGAGCGATGAACCCGTCACGAGCGCATCGAGCCTGATGATCTTTCCGACAAAACCGCGATCCGCATGTCCGAGCCGGGTGTCCTGAACATTAACCTGGGAAGTGCCTGGATCGCCTGTCATGCGGCCTGTTTTTCAGCAGGTAGTCGCAGGGTCAAGCATTTGCCCGTGAGAGGTTTTAGAACTCCTAAAAACAGCCCCTGCGATCGTCATCCCGGCCGGATTTCCGCTTGACCGCCGCGCTCCAGCTAACGAGGTCGTGATCCCTCCGGGCGGCGGCCTCGGGGCCGGCACGCGGGCCAACGGACATTCGGCTCCCACGCGGGCGGGATCGCCGTCCGCGCCGGGCCCGAATATCAACCGGCGGCCGGCCGATCGCCCCTAACCGCCTTTCGCTGCCCGCGGACGTTGGATGAGCCTCCGGGGCGGGGATTTGCTTCCTCCGGCACAATGGTTTGCGTTAAGCTCCGCAAGGAGCCGGAGCGCCCGTGCCGACCGCACAACGCAATTCGCTGATACTGCTGCGATGGATGATGGCCGCCTCGCTGGCCCTTCCGCTGGCGCTGTTCCTGTTCGCTTCGGCGATGTCCCGGGTTTCAAACAGCGACGCCGCCGACCAGGAAATCCAGCGGACCCTCGACGTCACCCATGAACACGCGCTCAAGGTGTTCGAGACCATCGACCGCAGCCTGGGCGAGATCACCGAGGTCGTCCGCGGGATGAGCGACGCCGACATCGCCGCGCGCGAGAAGAGCCTGCACGAGCGGCTGCGCCAGGTCGCCGATACGCTTCCCCAGGTGAAATCGATCTGGGTGTTCGATGCCAGCGGCCATGCCCTGGTCAACAGCCTGGTCGAGCCGGCCCCCGACGTCGATTTCTCGGATCGGGACTACTTCCGGATCCATGCCGAGCGCGACATCGGCACCTTTATCGGCGAGGTGCTGACCCCGCGGCCGCCCTATCAGGGCGCGCGGTTCTTCAGCGTCGGCCGGCGCCGCAGCAACGCGGATGGCAGCTTTGCCGGCGTGATCCAGGCTTCGGTGCTTCCGGAGTATTTCGAGAACTTCTATGCGCGGATCGGCCGGGAGCCCGGCAGCTTCCTGGCTCTGATCCGGACCGATGGCGCGGTGCTGGCGCATTTCCCCGTCGTCGACCACGACGTCAGATTCGAGCCGAGCGGGCCGCTCGGACAGCAGATGGCCGCCAATCCGCTGGCCGGCACCATGACGATCCGCTCCCCCGTCGACGGTATCGAGCGGCGCATGCGCTATGAGCGGCTGTCCGAATACCCGATCTATGTCAGCGCCGGTCTCGAAACCTCGGCGATCCGGGCGCGCTGGATCAACACCATGGCCCAGCACCTGATCTTCGGCATCCCGGCCACCGCGCTGCTGTTCGGCCTGCTGGCGCTGGCCTACCAGCGAACCGAGCGGCTGGAGGAGGAGGCCAACCGGCGGATCGAGGCCGAGGATGCGCTGCGGCACGGCCAGCGGCTCGAAGCGCTCGGGCAACTCACCGGCGGCGTCGCGCACGACTTCAACAATCTGCTCACCGTGATCCGCGCATCGGTCGACATGTTGCGGCGGCCGGACCTGCCGGAGCCGCGACGGCAGCGCTACATCGATGCGATCTCCAACACGGTGAACCGCGCCGCCAAGCTGACCAACCAGCTGCTGGCGTTCGCGCGCCGGCAGACCCTCAAGCCCGAAGTGTTCGACGCCTGCCAGAACGTCCGCACCCTGAGCGAGATGATCGCCACCCTGATCGGTTCGCGCATCGAGATCACGGCGCAGGTGCCCGATAAGACCTGCCTCGTCAACGCCGATGCCGGCCAGTTCGAGACCGCCATCATCAATATGGCGGTGAATGCGCGCGACGCGATGGATGGCGTCGGCCGGCTCACGATCGCGGTCCGCGCCGTGGACGATCTGCCGCCCGGGACGAGCATGCCGCCGAGTCCGCACGGCTATGTCGCGGTGTCGGTGGCCGATACCGGCGTCGGAATTCCGCAGGAGCTGTTCGGCCGGATCTTCGAGCCGTTTTACACCACCAAGGAGGTCGGTCACGGCACCGGTCTCGGCCTGTCGCAGGTGTTCGGCTTCGCCAAGCAATCCGGCGGCGAGGTCACCGTCAGCAGCGAGATCGGCAAGGGCTCGACATTCACGCTGTATCTGCCGCGCGTGGTCGGCAGGCACAACGCGCAATCGCCGCTCACCGAGGATGCGCCTCCGGTCGATCCGACCAATGCGTCGGTCCTGATCGTCGAGGACAACGCCGAGGTCGGAAAGTTCGCCGCCGACACGCTGACCCAGCTCGGTTGCACCTGTGTTTTGGTGGAGAACGCCACCCACGCGCTGGAAGAGCTGGCCGTCGACCCCGGCAGGTTCGACCTCGTGTTCACCGATGTCGTGATGCCGGGCATGAGCGGCATCGAACTTGCGGAGGAGATTCGCCGGCAGCGGCTCGATCTGCCGAT
The window above is part of the Bradyrhizobium sp. PSBB068 genome. Proteins encoded here:
- a CDS encoding NmrA/HSCARG family protein, which encodes MTILVTGATGTVGRNVVEQLVKRGAEVRALVRDPAKVDFPAGVTAVKGDLLDVDSLRSAFSGVSTLFLLNAVVPDEFTQALIALNLAREAGVERLVYLSVIHSDVYVNVPHFAGKFGVERMIEAMGFAATILRPAYFMNNEHTIKDVVAGYGIYPMPIGDKGLAMIDARDIGEIAAIELVRRETSATPLPLVRINLVGPDTLTGAKAAAVWSEVLGRTIAYPGADTAGFEKNLRQFMPSWMAFDMRLMGERFLTDGMLPGAGDVERLTTLLGRPLRTYRDFVAEITAAA
- a CDS encoding ferrous iron transporter B, translating into MTTASLRLALVGAPNTGKTSLFNRLTGSTQKVANYPGVTVERKSGGFVTPEGRSVTVLDLPGTYSLRGRSPDEEITRDIVLGRFDGEAVPDLVLCVADATNLRLTLRLVLELKRVGRPMMLVLNMIDIAKRRGVTIDLDRMSQELGLPIVTAVAVRKGGVDELLKRTDEFLATSHQAAASEWTTPTIADLKAAQREADRIIAAAVTLPTKPDTLTNRIDSVVLHPVWGLVILAVILFVMFQAVFTWAQPAMELLSDGFAALGQLIHDLLPASWGLLQSFLQNGLISGVGSVIVFLPQIIIIFLFILLLEDFGYMARAAFLMDRIMGGAGLHGRAFIPLLSSFACAIPGIMATRVIDNRRDRLTTILIAPLMTCSARIPVYTLIISAFVPATTLWGFVNLQGLVMFGLYAAGITSALTVSAVAKFFLWRDHAPAPFMLELPDYKMPRLRSIAIGVFNRAKMFLYRAGTTILSMMVLIWFLASFPQAPTGAEGPAINYSFAAMIGHALEPLLRPIGFNWQIAVALIPGMAAREVAVAALGTVYSIEGGKEAADQIGQVLAQKWTLATALSLLVWYIFAPQCASTLAVIRRETGGAKWMVVTFIYMLTLAYAASFLTFNLAQALGLH
- a CDS encoding ferrous iron transport protein A; translation: MTGDPGTSQVNVQDTRLGHADRGFVGKIIRLDALVTGSSLSPQELEQRLVEMGFVEGARVEILHEGTIRRDPIAVRVDNITIALRRSEAMAVIVE
- a CDS encoding LysR family transcriptional regulator, encoding MDLLALADFNLVARHGGFGRAARASGRPKATLSRRVSELESGLDLRLFERGARTLKLTQEGRALYERTGALLAELDETAAAISSGADKPRGRLRISAPLLFSQTAMGKLAAAFALKYPEVRLEVTTEDRSVDMIEEGYDLVIRVNPDPDETLVGRVLMRDRLVVVANPTLPRPKGDNAAPTVVRGASDQGSDWDMTAQGRTDRIKTDPVLRLSSLIMIRDAVRAGVGAARLPISLVSRDLAAGKLVHWGDVDGPDIVLWALYPSRRLLSARVAAFLDCLKEAFPSGTPEELASFID
- a CDS encoding response regulator, with amino-acid sequence MPTAQRNSLILLRWMMAASLALPLALFLFASAMSRVSNSDAADQEIQRTLDVTHEHALKVFETIDRSLGEITEVVRGMSDADIAAREKSLHERLRQVADTLPQVKSIWVFDASGHALVNSLVEPAPDVDFSDRDYFRIHAERDIGTFIGEVLTPRPPYQGARFFSVGRRRSNADGSFAGVIQASVLPEYFENFYARIGREPGSFLALIRTDGAVLAHFPVVDHDVRFEPSGPLGQQMAANPLAGTMTIRSPVDGIERRMRYERLSEYPIYVSAGLETSAIRARWINTMAQHLIFGIPATALLFGLLALAYQRTERLEEEANRRIEAEDALRHGQRLEALGQLTGGVAHDFNNLLTVIRASVDMLRRPDLPEPRRQRYIDAISNTVNRAAKLTNQLLAFARRQTLKPEVFDACQNVRTLSEMIATLIGSRIEITAQVPDKTCLVNADAGQFETAIINMAVNARDAMDGVGRLTIAVRAVDDLPPGTSMPPSPHGYVAVSVADTGVGIPQELFGRIFEPFYTTKEVGHGTGLGLSQVFGFAKQSGGEVTVSSEIGKGSTFTLYLPRVVGRHNAQSPLTEDAPPVDPTNASVLIVEDNAEVGKFAADTLTQLGCTCVLVENATHALEELAVDPGRFDLVFTDVVMPGMSGIELAEEIRRQRLDLPIVLASGYSQVLSQQGSGGFELLQKPYSAEQLARVLHKAARSRRLRRDQAPAG
- a CDS encoding bifunctional acetate--CoA ligase family protein/GNAT family N-acetyltransferase, which encodes MSTYGLERLFSPRSIAVVGGSPRPSSLGAAVLRNIKASGFAGKVGVVNRQYADVDGVPTVPDLKSLPFVPDLVVISAPAAAVPEIVAEAGLAGVAGAAILSAGLGYGAGSLAEIAGQTARRHGMRLFGPNCLGVMVPRAKLNASFASHQPSDGHVALISQSGAVASAMIEWAAERRLGFSGIASIGDQLDVDVADLLDYFALDDHTSAILIYLEAVKDARKFMSAARAAARLKPVIIVKSGRMAQGAIAAATHTGALAGSDAVYDAAFRRAGMLRVYDLRQLFDCAKLLGRGFVPRGNRLAILTNGGGLGILATDRLAELGGVPATLTAETIERLDRMLPSGWSCANPVDIAGDADAARYVVALNALLDDANCDAVLVANVETAVAPAEGIAEAVAQCVRERRSKRSAVAALVLAAWVGADERTGAIFEAARIPHFPTEDDAVRAFMYLVRYREASTALAATPPGVASVFTPETAAARHVVVNALSEGRAWLDPAEIVALFEAYRIPIVTTLVADSAEDAAEKAAPFLAEGHAIVVRVFSRDIRHASDVGGVILDLRTKDSVIEAARTVMDRARSARPDAILRGVTIQPMIVRRAARELILGIADDPTFGPVIVFGRGGPAVEVINDKALALPPLDMNLARELVGRTRVSRLLGGYGDIPAVPADVVPLTLVKLAQMAADIPEVAGLDINPMLADETGVLALDARVAIRKPTRLFAGHTRLAVRPYPSQWEGELALRDGSRVTVRPMRPEDEPMVDGFFKRVSAEDLRLRFFHAMKEFSHAFIARLTQLDYARAMAFVALDPTTGEMMGAVRLHSDSLYENAEYAILLQSDLKGKGLGWALMQLLIHYARSEGLKRLSGQVLTENTTMIGMCRDLGFTVAMDPEDHSIVDVVLDLRKPGIDAVGADILIRPGAAGG
- a CDS encoding SDR family oxidoreductase, translating into MSNSQGSATRPAAARILVLGGTGGTGRAIVAQALARGHDVTVLARSPEKAGNLEGVKIVAGDARDERALRQALKGQDAVISALGTPASPFREVTLLSTATRALVAAMKAERVSRLVCITGMGAGDSRGHGGFVFDNVIYPLLLRKVYANKNRQEAIVRDSGLDWVLVRPSVLSNKPGGQPVRALTDLSGFHGGTIARTDVASFVLDQVGNDAWLHRAPLITW
- a CDS encoding DUF1857 family protein, coding for MIYSTATVPVNPEGERPLTRAQAWKGLVLKARDARQFLPPNLCTRCEVVEESATHIVREAAIAGDDLREIITFEPENKVTFFQAIGPREGAIVNELFVDDAGALQLKFYCYTGLRGKQPNGSEEQAEQRQFDSDKGYKAALLSTLKRIRELLAEDKL